The proteins below are encoded in one region of Thermothelomyces thermophilus ATCC 42464 chromosome 1, complete sequence:
- a CDS encoding phosphomevalonate kinase-like protein (orthologue of Saccharomyces cerevisiae erg8) yields the protein MAGSSEDRTVVVSAPGKVLLAGGYIVLDRKHTGLVFGLSARIHVLAQEIHTSAGVHLSEIVVQSPQFLNATWRYGYHLVKNGGGIKVTQLQSGTPVEPNHFVETTLNYVLTYISRVDKSRASHGFQPASLLVLADNDYYSKPKPPGSTDRPSSSSSAGEHLPSRSSEEKAGLSDPSTSTTTTTATTTATAKPPRTRPRPRFRHFGTTLRDAHKTGLGSSAAIVTALTASLLAHYLPRTLFDLSTAQGKRVLHNLAQVAHCSAQGKIGSGFDVASAVYGSCLYRRFSPALLSGLPNPGEEGFAAALAALVDDEGAEPGWDCEVRKEDVGLPAGVAIRMCDVDCGTQTVGMVKKVHEWRDREPEAARAVYERLQGRVDELATVLSAGRVGEVGRVMRSFRETMRSMGKDCGAPIEPESQEELLDALEKVDGVLGTVVPGAGGYDAAAVVMKDDAETEKRVQGFLRKWSTEHEIQVRLMKVRGETEGARMEDVGEFKSWVS from the exons ATGGCCGGCAGCTCCGAAGACCGCACCGTTGTTGTATCGGCTCCCGGAAAGGTGCTCCTTGCCGGCGGCTACATCGTTCTCGACCGGAAACATACCGGCCTCGTCTTTGGCTTGAGTGCCCGCATCCATGTCCTCGCGCAGGAAATCCACACCAGCGCCGGAGTACATCTCAGCGAGATCGTTGTGCAAAGCCCGCAATTCCTGAACGCCACCTGGAGATACGGTTACCACCTGGTCAAaaacggcggcggcatcaaGGTCACTCAACTGCAGTC AGGCACTCCAGTTGAGCCGAACCACTTCGTTGAGACGACGCTCAACTATGTGCTGACCTACATTTCCCGAGTGGACAAGAGCCGTGCATCGCACGGCTTCCAGCCCGCCTCCCTTCTCGTTCTCGCCGATAACGACTACTACTCCAAGCCCAAACCGCCCGGCTCCACCGATCGCCCATCTTCCAGCTCCTCCGCCGGCGAGCATCTTCCCTCCCGCTCATCCGAGGAAAAAGCCGGCCTCTCTGACCCGTCCACGTCCACCACAACgaccaccgccaccaccaccgccaccgccaaaCCCCCCCGTACCCGGCCCCGCCCCCGCTTCCGCCACTTCGGCACCACCCTCCGCGACGCCCACAAGACGGGTCTGggctcctccgccgccatcGTCACCGCCCTGACCGCCTCCCTGCTGGCGCACTATCTGCCCCGCACCCTCTTCGACCTGTCCACCGCGCAGGGCAAGCGCGTGCTGCACAACCTCGCCCAGGTCGCCCACTGCTCGGCGCAGGGCAAGATCGGCAGCGGCTTCGACGTCGCCAGCGCCGTCTACGGCTCGTGCCTCTACCGCCGCTTCAGTCCGGCCCTGCTGTCCGGGCTGCCGAACCCCGGGGAGGAAGGTTTCGCGGCCGCCCTGGCCGCGCTGGTGGACGACGAGGGCGCGGAGCCCGGGTGGGACTGCGAGGTCCGCAAGGAGGACGTCGGGCTGCCGGCCGGCGTGGCCATCCGCATGTGCGACGTGGACTGCGGGACGCAGACCGTCGGCATGGTCAAGAAGGTGCACGAGTGGCGGGATCGGGAGCCCGAGGCTGCGAGGGCCGTGTACGAGCGCCTGCAGGGCCGGGTGGACGAGCTGGCTACGGTGCTGAGTGCGGGGAGGGTGGGTGAGGTGGGCCGCGTGATGAGGTCCTTCAGGGAGACCATGAGGTCGATGGGGAAGGATTGCGGCGCCCCGATTGAGCCCGAGAGCCAGGAGGAGTTGCTGGATGCGCTCGAGAAAGTGGACGGCGTGTTGGGCACTGTGGTTCCCGGCGCGGGCGGGTACGATGCTGCGGCCGTGGTGATGAAGGACGATGCGGAGACGGAGAAGAGAGTACAGGGGTTCTTGAGGAAGTGGAGTACAGAGCATGAGATTCAGGTGCGCCTGATGAAGGTCCGGGGCGAGACCGAAGGTGCAAGGATGGAGGATGTGGGCGAGTTCAAGTCGTGGGTCAGTTAG